In the genome of Anaerolineaceae bacterium oral taxon 439, the window CGTTTGGATATGTCCGTGAGCGCTTTGTCGAGGAGGGTGCGCTTTGCCTCGCTGTCCATGTTTTGCGTGTTGTTGATTGTTTTTTCTGACGTCTTTTTTGCCATTCGTTCGTTCTCCCGGGCGCGCGATTATTCTTCGATGAGCCAATCCGACTTCGCTGTATTGTAGCACGGATGTTCGGACTTTGCAATGGGGGCGCCGTTTTTATGGGACAATGATAACAAGAAAATCAGCTTCTTACGAGGGATCGCCGGATACCTGATTTTCCCGTTTCTGTTTTTCTGAAGCCTATGCGGTTGGCTTTTTTCTCATGCCCAGAAAGGCTTCAGGGAGCATCTGCACCCCGATCGCTAATAGTAAGATTCCGCCTTTAATCGTGTCGTTGATCAGTGGATTCAATCCGAGCGCGGTAATAATTTTATCGATGATGGTGAAGGACATTGCGCCGAAGAGTACGCCGGAGAGCCGTCCTTTTCCGCCTGACATGCTGATTTCACCGATAACTACGCCGGCGATTGCGTATAGTTCATAGTTTTTTCCGGAGGTCGCCGGATCGACCGACCCAACGTTCGCGACGTAGAGGAACGTAGCGAACCCGATCAGGATTCCTCCGATCGCATAAACGACAATTCTTGTTTGCCAGACGTTGATCCCGGACAGGTGCGCAGCTTTTTCGTTGGATCCGATCGCGTAGACTCGCTTTCCGAATTTTGTATTTGTCGTAACGTAAGTCATCAGGATTACGACGATCAGGAAGATGATAACCATGTATGGGATCCGGATCGCAGGCATGGAGGCGTTCCCGATTTTCCACAAGGTTTGCCATTGACTCAGCTTTGCGTTGAGCTGATATATCGTCCACTTATTGGAATTCATGATGGTCTGTGCAATTGATCGGAACATCAGCATTGTCGCAAGCGTGACAATAAACGCCGGCATTTTAAGCCGTCCGATCAGAAAACCGTTGAAGAGGCCCAGCAGTCCTCCAAAAGCGACGCCGAACAGCAAAGACAGGAAAATACTGTTTGTGTTGTTAAAAACCATGACGATGGATCCGCCGATGAAGGCTAACTGCGATCCGACCGATAGGTCGATATCTCCGGTCAGGATGATCAGCCCCATCGCGAGCGCAATGATTCCGATAACTGTACTGTGACGCGGAATGTTCATCAGGCTGACCCAGGTGGTGGCGGAGCCGTTGATCCCTAAAAGGACGATCAGAATGACAAAAAAGATCAAAACGTAATTGTATTTATTCCAAATCCTGCTGAAGTATGTGCTTTTTGCTTTCATCCTTCTACCTTCTCATGTGCAAGGCTTGCGTTGCTTGCGTAGCGTGGAGCATGACGTTTTGTTCCGTGATTTCGGAGCGATTGAGGATCGTCTGGATTGTTCCATGATAAAAAACGATGCATCGATCGGCGACTTTCTGAATTTCCGGGATTTCCAGCGAATTTACGATAATCGTCTTACCGCTTCTGGACAATTCAAGGATCAATTTATAAATTTCCGCTTTTGCGCCGACGTCGATTCCCTGCGTTGGATTATCGAGCAGTAATATTTCCGCATTGGTATTCAGCCATCGTGCAAGAATGACTTTTTGTTGGTTGCCGCCGCTCAGGCTGGTGATAAGCTCTGTGCAGCGGTTCGCTTTGATATTGAGCATGCGCTGATAAGCTTCAAATTTAGCGGTTTCATTTTTCTCGGAGATGATCTGATTTCGGTTATTTAACGTGTGCTCGGCGAGATAGGTATTCTCGAGCAGGTTCATATCGGGGATCACCGAGTTTTCTTTCCGGTTCGCGGGCAGCATTCCGATGCGGTGACGCATTGCGTGATGGATCGAGCTGCTGTTTATTTCTTCTCCGAAAATGCGGAGCCTTCCGCCCGCTGCGGGCTTGACGCCGAAGATCGTTTGGAGAATATCGCTGGCGCCCGATCCCTGGAGTCCGGTAAAGCCTATGACTTCGCCTCGTCTGACGCTCAGGCTGATGTCGTGGAAGCCGCTGCCCGAGTAGTTTTCCAGCTCGAGGATGGGTTCTCCTAAACTCCTTTCCTTGTAAATTTCGTTGCTGGAATAACTTTCCCCGACCATGAGCCGTGTAATTTCTTCCGGATTGGTATCGG includes:
- a CDS encoding ABC transporter permease — its product is MKAKSTYFSRIWNKYNYVLIFFVILIVLLGINGSATTWVSLMNIPRHSTVIGIIALAMGLIILTGDIDLSVGSQLAFIGGSIVMVFNNTNSIFLSLLFGVAFGGLLGLFNGFLIGRLKMPAFIVTLATMLMFRSIAQTIMNSNKWTIYQLNAKLSQWQTLWKIGNASMPAIRIPYMVIIFLIVVILMTYVTTNTKFGKRVYAIGSNEKAAHLSGINVWQTRIVVYAIGGILIGFATFLYVANVGSVDPATSGKNYELYAIAGVVIGEISMSGGKGRLSGVLFGAMSFTIIDKIITALGLNPLINDTIKGGILLLAIGVQMLPEAFLGMRKKPTA
- a CDS encoding sugar ABC transporter ATP-binding protein, encoding MSLLKMSNISKSFFGVTVLSNVELNVEKGEVHALLGENGAGKSTLMNILGGVYVRDGGTIEFDGQELHHQSIKSAEKAGIAFVHQELNVINNLTVYENLFLNKELVNFLGSIRKKEMIRKTEGLFSSLGVNIDPSALVSDLDTSEKQLLEIAKSLFADAKLLILDEPTTALNNDEIDHLFEIIEHLRKKGKTFIFISHKMPEVFRIAQSYTVLRNSFFIKSGKLADTNPEEITRLMVGESYSSNEIYKERSLGEPILELENYSGSGFHDISLSVRRGEVIGFTGLQGSGASDILQTIFGVKPAAGGRLRIFGEEINSSSIHHAMRHRIGMLPANRKENSVIPDMNLLENTYLAEHTLNNRNQIISEKNETAKFEAYQRMLNIKANRCTELITSLSGGNQQKVILARWLNTNAEILLLDNPTQGIDVGAKAEIYKLILELSRSGKTIIVNSLEIPEIQKVADRCIVFYHGTIQTILNRSEITEQNVMLHATQATQALHMRR